CTTTCGAAGCAACGGAAGAGCATTGCATGACTGCACAAGCCGGCATTTGCGCCGAACCCAACCTTCACGCCCATTACCTGTTTTTCAACATGCTGCCCGGTCGCCACACCGAGGTGCGCCACAAGCTCGGGGCCGTGCCGGCGCTGTGGCGCCAGCTTGCCGCTGATTACCCGGATGCCGCCTTTTCCGGTCTGGTGGCCATCGGCCACGACTGCTGGGACGAACTCTACCCCCAGGCCCGTCCGAGTGAGCTGAGCGCCTTTCCGGCCCAGGGGGCAGGGGAGCGCGCGGCGCCGGCCACGCCGTTTGATCTGTTCTTTCAGCTGCGTGCCGATCGCCTCGACGTGGCCTATATCGCCGTGCAGAAGGTGATGGCGCTGCTGGCCGGGCTGGTGACGCTGCAGGATGAGCGCCAGGGCTTTCGTTATCTGGACTGCCGCGACATGACCGGCTTTGTGGATGGCACCGAAAACCCCGAAGGCGCGCACCGGGCCGAGGTGGCGCTGGTGGCCGAAGGCCCCTTTGCCGGCGGCAGCTATGTGCATGTGCAGCGTTATCATCACCGCATGGCCCGCTGGCAGCAACTGACGGTGAAGGAGCAGGAAAATGTATACGGCCGCACCAAGGCCGACAACATTGAATACGCCTCCGCCGACAAGCCGCTCACCGCCCACACCAAGCGTACCAGCCTGAAGGACGCCGCCGGCAACAGCCTGGAAATACTGCGTCAGAGCATGCCCTGGGGCAGTGCCACCGAGCAGGGCCTGATGTTTATCTCCTGCTGCCATACGCCGCGGCATTTCACCCGTATGCTGGAAAGCATGTATCAGGGCGACGGCGCCGGGCATTTCGATCACCTGACCCTGTATACCCGCCCGGAAACCGGCGCGGCGTTTTTTGCTCCGTCTGAAGGTTGGCTGTTGTCGCAGGGCGAGGCCTGATGCGGCCAGAAGCGTGAGGAGGGAGGGGTGAGGGGAGCTGCACCGGTTGCCTGAAAAAGGCCTCCCCCCTTACTCTTCACCCCTCACAGTGTGCGTTTAGACATATTGCTCGAACAGCTCCAGCACGCTCTGGTACAGCTCTTCGATGGGGGTTTCCTTGGTGGGGGTAATAAAAATGGTGTCGTCGCCGGCAATGGTGCCGAGAATGCCCTCGGCCCGGCCGAGCGAGTCGAGCATGCGGGCGATCAGCTGGGCGGCACCCGGGCTGGTGTGGATCACGATCAGCGCGCTGTTGTGACCCACGTCCAGCACCAGATTCTTGAGCTGGCTGCTGCTGGTGGGCACGCCCAGCTCCACCGGCAGGCAGTACACCATTTCCATCTTGGCGTTGCGGGTGCGCACGGCGCCGAACTTGCTCAGCATGCGCGAGACCTTGGACTGGTTGATGTTCTCGAACCCCAGTTCCTGCAGGGCATTGACGATTTCTGCCTGAGAGCCGAAGCGCTCTTCCTTCAGCAGCGCCTTGAACGCCTTGACCAGCTGTTCCTGTTTTTCGTTCATGTTTTGCAGTCGACCAAGCGTGAGTGAATGAGGCATATTGTCTATCCGTTATGGGGTTTTATCAAGGAATAGTCATTTATCTTGCATAAAGATGCAAAATTAGCTTGCATTAACAATATTGCAAAATAAAATCAGCCAAAGACTCTGACAGATGAAGTGAACATAGCGCATGGGCATAGAATTCAGCGGCATAAGCAAGTCCTGGGCCGGTCAGGAAATTTTAAGCCAGGTTTCGCTGCAATGCGACGCCGGAGAGACATTGGTGCTGCTTGGTCCCAGTGGTGCAGGTAAAAGTTCTTTGCTCAGGCTTATGAACCTGTTGGATATTCCGGACTCCGGCACCCTGGCCATGGCCGGTGAGCAGTTCAGCTTTCCCGCAGACAACAACGGCCGGCTGCCGAAGCGGGCGCAGGCGTTGCGCCGTAAGGTAGGCATGGTATTTCAGCAATACCATTTGTGGCCGCACCTGACGGTGGAGCAGAACCTGCTGGAGGCGCCCCTCAAGGTGCTGGGCATGAACAAGGCCGAGGCCCAACAGAGGGCGATGCAGTTGCTGACCCAGCTGAAGCTGGCCGACAAGCGCCATGCCTGGCCCGGTGCCTTGTCCGGCGGCCAGCAGCAGCGGGTGGCCATTGCCCGGGCGCTGATGATGAACCCCGAGGTGCTGTTGTTTGATGAACCCACGGCGGCCCTGGATCCCGAGATCACCAAGGAAGTGGCGGAAATCATTGCCCAGCTGGGCAAAACCGGCATTACTCAGGTGATTGTGACCCACGAAGTGAGCTTTGCCCGCCGGGTAGCCACCAAGGTGGCCTATCTGGAGCAGGGCAAGCTGGTGGAATACGGCGACGCCGACCTGCTTGACCACCCCCAGACAAAACGTCTGGCGGAATTTCTGACTCATTGATAAGGACATACCCATGAAAAAGACCCTGTTGTCTCTGGCCCTGCTGGCCGCCGCCGGCAGCACCGCCGCCCAGGCCGATGAAGTGAAGTTCGTCACCAACGCCGCCTATCCTCCCTTTGAATTCGTTGATGACAACAACGAGATGCAGGGATTCGACATCGACCTGGCCAAGGCCCTGTGCGAGGTGGCGGAGCTGGAGTGCAGTTTTCACAACCAGGCCTTTGACAGCCTGATCCCCAGCCTCAAGTTCAAACGCTATCACGCCGCCATCGCCGCCATGGACATCACCCCCGAGCGGTCCGAGCAGGTGGACTTCAGCGACATCTACTATGAGAACTCCGCGGTGTTTGTGGCCCCCGCTGGTCAGTTCAGCGCCATTGAGGCCCTTAAGGACAAAACCGTGGGTGTGCAGAACGGCACTTCTCACCAGAAATACATTCAGGACAAGCTGGAAGCCGAAGGCCTGGAATCCCGCGC
The Oceanimonas pelagia genome window above contains:
- a CDS encoding Dyp-type peroxidase, giving the protein MTAQAGICAEPNLHAHYLFFNMLPGRHTEVRHKLGAVPALWRQLAADYPDAAFSGLVAIGHDCWDELYPQARPSELSAFPAQGAGERAAPATPFDLFFQLRADRLDVAYIAVQKVMALLAGLVTLQDERQGFRYLDCRDMTGFVDGTENPEGAHRAEVALVAEGPFAGGSYVHVQRYHHRMARWQQLTVKEQENVYGRTKADNIEYASADKPLTAHTKRTSLKDAAGNSLEILRQSMPWGSATEQGLMFISCCHTPRHFTRMLESMYQGDGAGHFDHLTLYTRPETGAAFFAPSEGWLLSQGEA
- the argR gene encoding transcriptional regulator ArgR; the encoded protein is MNEKQEQLVKAFKALLKEERFGSQAEIVNALQELGFENINQSKVSRMLSKFGAVRTRNAKMEMVYCLPVELGVPTSSSQLKNLVLDVGHNSALIVIHTSPGAAQLIARMLDSLGRAEGILGTIAGDDTIFITPTKETPIEELYQSVLELFEQYV
- a CDS encoding ATP-binding cassette domain-containing protein, yielding MGIEFSGISKSWAGQEILSQVSLQCDAGETLVLLGPSGAGKSSLLRLMNLLDIPDSGTLAMAGEQFSFPADNNGRLPKRAQALRRKVGMVFQQYHLWPHLTVEQNLLEAPLKVLGMNKAEAQQRAMQLLTQLKLADKRHAWPGALSGGQQQRVAIARALMMNPEVLLFDEPTAALDPEITKEVAEIIAQLGKTGITQVIVTHEVSFARRVATKVAYLEQGKLVEYGDADLLDHPQTKRLAEFLTH
- a CDS encoding transporter substrate-binding domain-containing protein codes for the protein MKKTLLSLALLAAAGSTAAQADEVKFVTNAAYPPFEFVDDNNEMQGFDIDLAKALCEVAELECSFHNQAFDSLIPSLKFKRYHAAIAAMDITPERSEQVDFSDIYYENSAVFVAPAGQFSAIEALKDKTVGVQNGTSHQKYIQDKLEAEGLESRAYPSVQDALLDLSNGRIEAVFADTAVVGDWLAKSEGFEVVGEAITDDNYFGTGFGIAVTKGNQALLDKLNQGLAELKANGTYDSLYGKYFPK